A stretch of the Capsicum annuum cultivar UCD-10X-F1 chromosome 10, UCD10Xv1.1, whole genome shotgun sequence genome encodes the following:
- the LOC107843886 gene encoding uncharacterized protein LOC107843886 isoform X1 — protein MTSGEVKKVSRQDIQLVQNLIERCLQLYMNQKEVVSTLLQQAKIEPDFTELVWQKLEEENPEFFRAYYVRLSVKDQIQKFNDLLDRQVKSMYVTGSIPVSNGSQIQPVPQSITCQATEHAAPNVKLDNMHQTINGNLPRAYTNGVSSVQSYAQAAIDVSAHARSIDVSQNMLLPRSANLGMMQGPNGGMIKPAGYSGKYGGEGILLQDRSGTGNPSISHFSSVVSSVQPLNENPLGADTSAFGFLGQIPRNFSLSDLTADFTDSSEILEGYSGSAFLPPDTNNFLNPQGRGEHQDVSGLDAASEGLSYDDFSSD, from the exons GTGCAAAATCTCATTGAAAGATGTCTACAGCTTTACATGAACCAGAAGGAAGTTGTTAGCACCCTCTTGCAGCAGGCAAAGATTGAGCCTGATTTCACTGAACTTG TTTGGCAAAAACTCGAGGAAGAGAACCCAGAGTTTTTCAGGGCTTATTATGTGAGGCTGTCAGTGAAGGATCAAATTCAGAAATTCAATGACTTGCTTGATAGACAAGTTAAGTCGATGTATGTTACTGGATCCATTCCCGTGTCTAATGGATCTCAGATTCAACCAG TGCCACAGAGCATAACATGCCAAGCCACAGAGCATGCTGCGCCCAATGTGAAGCTTGACAACATGCACCAGACTATTAATGGCAATTTACCTCGTGCTTACACCAATGGTGTGTCGTCAGTCCAATCATATGCGCAAGCTGCTATAGACGTTTCTGCTCATGCAAGAAGCATTGATGTATCACAAAACATGCTATTGCCTCGGAGTGCAAACCTGGGAATGATGCAAGGACCAAATGGGGGGATGATCAAACCAGCTGGTTATTCAGGCAAATATGGTGGCGAGGGCATTCTCCTGCAGGACCGTTCTGGAACTGGGAATCCATCTATTTCACATTTCAGCAGTGTAGTGTCAAGCGTGCAACCATTGAATGAGAATCCCTTGGGCGCTGATACTTCTGCCTTTGGTTTCTTGGGACAGATCCCTCGAAACTTCAGTTTGTCCGACTTAACAGCTGATTTTACCGACAGTTCTG AAATTTTAGAGGGCTACTCTGGATCAGCTTTCCTACCACCAGATACTAACAACTTTTTGAATCCGCAGGGTAGAGGAGAACATCAAG ACGTTAGCGGTTTGGATGCTGCATCAGAAGGCTTGAGTTATGACGATTTCTCCAGCGATTGA
- the LOC107843886 gene encoding uncharacterized protein LOC107843886 isoform X2, with the protein MTSGEVKKVSRQDIQLVQNLIERCLQLYMNQKEVVSTLLQQAKIEPDFTELVWQKLEEENPEFFRAYYVRLSVKDQIQKFNDLLDRQVKSMYVTGSIPVSNGSQIQPVPQSITCQATEHAAPNVKLDNMHQTINGNLPRAYTNGVSSVQSYAQAAIDVSAHARSIDVSQNMLLPRSANLGMMQGPNGGMIKPAGYSGKYGGEGILLQDRSGTGNPSISHFSSVVSSVQPLNENPLGADTSAFGFLGQIPRNFSLSDLTADFTDSSG; encoded by the exons GTGCAAAATCTCATTGAAAGATGTCTACAGCTTTACATGAACCAGAAGGAAGTTGTTAGCACCCTCTTGCAGCAGGCAAAGATTGAGCCTGATTTCACTGAACTTG TTTGGCAAAAACTCGAGGAAGAGAACCCAGAGTTTTTCAGGGCTTATTATGTGAGGCTGTCAGTGAAGGATCAAATTCAGAAATTCAATGACTTGCTTGATAGACAAGTTAAGTCGATGTATGTTACTGGATCCATTCCCGTGTCTAATGGATCTCAGATTCAACCAG TGCCACAGAGCATAACATGCCAAGCCACAGAGCATGCTGCGCCCAATGTGAAGCTTGACAACATGCACCAGACTATTAATGGCAATTTACCTCGTGCTTACACCAATGGTGTGTCGTCAGTCCAATCATATGCGCAAGCTGCTATAGACGTTTCTGCTCATGCAAGAAGCATTGATGTATCACAAAACATGCTATTGCCTCGGAGTGCAAACCTGGGAATGATGCAAGGACCAAATGGGGGGATGATCAAACCAGCTGGTTATTCAGGCAAATATGGTGGCGAGGGCATTCTCCTGCAGGACCGTTCTGGAACTGGGAATCCATCTATTTCACATTTCAGCAGTGTAGTGTCAAGCGTGCAACCATTGAATGAGAATCCCTTGGGCGCTGATACTTCTGCCTTTGGTTTCTTGGGACAGATCCCTCGAAACTTCAGTTTGTCCGACTTAACAGCTGATTTTACCGACAGTTCTG GGTAG